The following proteins come from a genomic window of Daphnia carinata strain CSIRO-1 chromosome 6, CSIRO_AGI_Dcar_HiC_V3, whole genome shotgun sequence:
- the LOC130697629 gene encoding putative GATA zinc finger domain-containing protein 25, with the protein MANEAFPLDVIQEEEPEEDLEEWQRTNDPAQLKQHRTQAKRIHTMALNQALLAVRMQEDAGRIEIERTSLVRAYDIVERIHRRYVEVCKFDGEDLDRETSWGIDISIKHSRALTDMANYIDSLQARARSVAGSSRSSVSNRSSTSSTRRKLQEAERLEKETQLRIQQEKAEALQQAEEEERRKQFELGKMQLEIARKAEEKRVEAARKERQLKMELEKQRYTSSLLRKQLADELAETEETDEIETSGFDKTDVWKTSNVPFHAPATPVPEFCMPYRPATTTQPCSQHWPAASQQPFTFD; encoded by the coding sequence ATGGCCAACGAAGCTTTCCCCCTCGATGttattcaagaagaagaaccggAGGAAGATTTGGAAGAATGGCAAAGGACAAACGACCCCGCTCAGCTAAAACAGCACCGTACGCAGGCCAAGAGAATCCACACGATGGCACTCAATCAAGCTCTCCTTGCCGTCCGAATGCAGGAAGATGCTGGAAGAATCGAGATTGAGCGAACAAGCCTGGTTCGTGCATACGACATCGTTGAAAGAATTCACCGTCGCTACGTGGAAGTCTGCAAGTTCGACGGCGAAGATCTAGACAGAGAAACCAGCTGGGGAATTGATATTTCCATCAAACACTCGAGGGCATTAACCGACATGGCCAACTACATCGACTCCCTTCAGGCACGCGCAAGATCAGTTGCAGGTTCCAGCCGTAGTAGTGTTTCCAACCGTTCATCAACCTCATCGACACGACGTAAACTTCAGGAGGCCGAGCGGTTAGAAAAGGAAACGCAACTAAGGATTCAACAGGAAAAAGCCGAAGCCTTACAACAAGCCGAAGAGGAAGAACGTAGAAAGCAGTTCGAACTTGGCAAGATGCAGCTCGAAATCGCCAGAAAGGCAGAGGAAAAGCGGGTTGAAGCAGCACGTAAGGAACGACAACTGAAAATGGAGTTAGAGAAGCAACGTTACACTAGCTCCTTGTTACGTAAACAACTCGCAGACGAATTAGCGGAAACCGAAGAGACGGATGAAATCGAAACGTCCGGGTTTGATAAAACAGATGTCTGGAAAACTTCTAACGTCCCATTTCATGCACCCGCTACGCCTGTTCCAGAATTCTGCATGCCGTACAGACCAGCAACGACAACGCAACCATGCTCTCAACACTGGCCGGCTGCGTCCCAACAGCCGTTTACGTTTGACTAG
- the LOC130697628 gene encoding uncharacterized protein LOC130697628, with protein sequence MSAPPVHNRFTQQTFPSQRPVPDSQPTVYSPDAWIFTVNRHDAPPTFRSSSRPPKAEPPKFDGNPINWPMFIQSFKVQIHDTCFSDAERQHHLRACLTTEIQKNLGEVLLNPRLYSFALKELHRKFGNPRIVSTACSSLLLKLPSFKDSDYESLKQFSSTLRSVVATLQLGGYGLELHSSTTLAQLVGKLPPNLRSKWAEVSYRIQDRLPTILDLDTWLDDVTMAEYFVRVGVDPTFQQGSHPKTRENVHKSSNEKPKKSTTPPMVFSTTVNIASCPYCDGAHRLYLCEKFKALNPTERSEVVKEKRCCYRCLDDRHLSSECKREKECGTEDCKRLHHPLLHGAPRMYPKTPQSSPTSHSSRKGPFNGAVSYGYENETTLLPIVPMVIEANGRTWTGYGLLDPGSQISMITNALANELGLQGEKGISIIGTYHGRDPTAHTTKVSFRISSLDKSSSFEIPNCYSVPVLKIKNENVDLKKLVKDWPHLAGLKVSAQNSVDVNVLIGSCDMAPQEVLEIKRDPLNERAPRGLRTAFGWCIAGPISPAAVAQLQCNSLSLAPPPDQDLVNAIDRFLLTETYEARAGVKVPVSDDELRANKILNETTRFVGDRYESGLLWKNEEPNLPDNSQSTLARFLKLERRLIADENLGRRYSAAINEYISLGHARKLSAEEVDYRPAGRTWFLPHHPVINPKKPDKCRPVFDASAYYKGMSLNFALLKGPDLLTNLIGVLLRFRQHPMALSADIVKMFHQVRVRPQDGPALRFFYRDPGIQEPPSVYQMNVQPFGAVCSPTICAHVLRQAAEDGGIDAADATKQVIDHFYVDNWLTSFPTAEEAIQQAKRVTNVLRRGGFELAQWGSSCPKVLLSLPGNPVSSIDLALHGMPIERTLGLSLDYGSDSFVVSASIKLDGETKREILRETSSVYDPFGFLSPVLLQAKLILQAVCRKSVGWDDQLDQTTIDEWQNWAISLSKLNPLSVPRCFYPELPKARGVGLHLFADASESAFGAIAYLRFDIPDGVKVSFVMAKARVAPIKYVSIPRLELCAALLAARLASVIKSELRLKIDQTTFWSDSTTVLRWINSPHYRFHIYVGNRIGEILELSESSQWRYVPTAQNPADDVSRGVTSSEFSIEHRFFTGPSFLYQSPQNWPAFPDVKQGTNEVEDPEVRCTRWVGAILHVNDSIDQLTTYTSRYPFLVGVVGYVKRFISNARKEKTHREFGKLSETEVKNAEAELFRRAQMSAFPEDYSNLKEGKQLDPGSSLITLTPFIDHQRVLRVGGRIENAPAPPEARHPIILPADEKITKLLIYSLHLEFAHSTTERTFHELRKVYWVQRGRKTVRRIISKCFKCKQHYAKALCPMMAALPGYRLKPFYPAFTHTGVDFFGPYNVKIFRRKVKRWACLFTCMSSRAVHLEMAYSLDTSSFINCISRFEDRRTTPQHYHSDNGTNFVGAVREFSECLRRMEQLAIRDGRKRRTVTWSFNPPAAPHFGGTWERLVQSSKRALRFVLNEQTLTDDTLVTTLIQVEKLLNGRPLTYVSVNPADPEPITPNHLLLGHENPYVPFDMFDENDMTTKRQYRIAQYLTDCFWRRWMREYLPSLTERRKWLYGQKNLNVGDIVIVIEPDTPRGEWPIARVVKVFSGPDGVVRSAIVHLRSATKTSELHRPAVKLFLLESWDTDGASAYERRAGYVPNPTAPNS encoded by the coding sequence ATGTCGGCGCCTCCCGTACACAACCGATTTACGCAACAAACGTTTCCGTCCCAGAGACCAGTTCCTGATTCGCAACCAACGGTGTACTCCCCTGATGCCTGGATATTCACCGTGAATCGTCATGACGCACCTCCGACATTTCGTTCATCATCGAGACCGCCGAAAGCTGAACCACCGAAGTTTGACGGCAACCCGATAAACTGGCCTATGTTTATCCAGTCATTCAAGGTTCAGATCCACGACACATGTTTCAGCGATGCCGAACGTCAACATCATCTACGTGCATGCCTGACGACCGAAATTCAGAAGAACCTCGGTGAAGTTCTACTCAACCCTAGATTATACTCCTTTGCATTGAAAGAGCTGCATCGGAAGTTCGGAAATCCAAGAATCGTATCAACCGCTTGCTCTTCATTGCTTCTAAAGCTACCTTCGTTTAAAGATAGCGACTACGAATCTTTAAAGCAGTTTTCGTCCACACTCCGTTCAGTCGTCGCAACTTTGCAACTGGGTGGATATGGATTGGAGCTACACAGCAGCACCACTTTGGCTCAATTGGTTGGAAAATTGCCGCCCAACCTACGCAGTAAATGGGCCGAAGTGAGCTATCGAATTCAAGATAGATTGCCTACGATACTCGACCTGGACACGTGGCTCGATGACGTTACGATGGCGGAGTATTTCGTCCGTGTTGGCGTCGACCCCACATTCCAGCAAGGCAGTCATCCGAAGACTCGAGAAAACGTCCACAAATCGTCTAACGAAAAACCGAAGAAGTCGACCACGCCCCCTATGGTCTTCTCCACAACCGTAAACATCGCATCCTGCCCATATTGTGACGGTGCTCATCGCCTTTACCTCTGTGAGAAGTTTAAGGCGTTAAATCCCACGGAGCGATCGGAggtagtcaaagaaaaaagatgctgTTACCGGTGTCTCGACGACCGCCATCTAAGTTCCGAGtgtaaaagggaaaaggaatgtGGAACAGAAGATTGTAAACGTCTTCACCACCCTCTTCTCCACGGAGCACCGAGGATGTATCCGAAAACGCCACAATCGAGCCCGACGTCACACTCTTCTCGAAAGGGCCCATTTAACGGCGCGGTCTCCTACGGCtacgaaaacgaaacgacCCTGCTGCCTATCGTCCCTATGGTAATCGAAGCTAATGGTCGAACCTGGACCGGGTACGGATTGTTGGATCCCGGTAGCCAAATCTCAATGATAACCAACGCGCTTGCAAACGAATTGGGACTTCAAGGCGAGAAGGGAATTTCGATAATCGGAACGTACCACGGCCGCGACCCAACTGCACACACGACAAAGGTGTCCTTCAGAATCTCGTCGTTGGACAAAAGCAGTTCTTTCGAAATCCCGAACTGTTACTCCGTTCCCGTCTTAAAAATCAAGAACGAAAACGTCGATCTAAAGAAGCTTGTCAAGGATTGGCCTCATCTAGCTGGATTGAAGGTTTCCGCCCAAAATTCCGTGGACGTGAACGTGTTGATCGGCTCGTGTGATATGGCTCCGCAAGAAGTccttgaaatcaaaagagatcCGTTGAACGAGCGAGCTCCGCGAGGTCTCCGAACAGCCTTTGGATGGTGTATAGCCGGTCCGATTTCTCCGGCCGCCGTTGCACAACTTCAGTGCAACTCGCTCTCATTAGCGCCCCCACCCGATCAAGATCTTGTGAATGCGATCGATCGCTTTCTACTCACCGAGACCTACGAAGCCCGAGCAGGTGTCAAGGTGCCGGTCAGCGACGATGAATTACGTGCAAACAAGATCCTAAACGAAACGACAAGATTCGTAGGCGATCGTTACGAGTCGGGACTCCTCTGGAAAAACGAAGAGCCGAACCTCCCCGACAACAGCCAGTCTACACTAGCTCGCTTCCTAAAGCTAGAACGAAGACTCATCGCCGACGAAAATCTTGGTAGAAGATACTCCGCTGCAATCAACGAATACATCAGCCTTGGTCACGCCCGAAAACTTTCAGCCGAGGAGGTCGATTACCGTCCAGCTGGCCGTACCTGGTTTCTGCCTCACCACCCTGTGATAAATCCGAAGAAACCTGACAAATGCCGCCCAGTTTTTGATGCCTCCGCGTACTACAAGGGAATGTCGCTGAACTTTGCCCTGCTGAAAGGACCTGACCTGCTAACCAACTTAATTGGTGTGTTGCTACGTTTCCGGCAACATCCGATGGCATTGAGCGCGGATATCGTAAAGATGTTCCACCAAGTAAGAGTGCGGCCACAAGACGGGCCGGCACTTCGCTTCTTCTATCGCGACCCGGGTATACAGGAACCGCCCTCCGTTTACCAAATGAACGTGCAACCCTTCGGCGCAGTTTGCTCCCCGACAATTTGTGCTCACGTTCTACGTCAAGCAGCCGAAGACGGTGGGATTGATGCAGCCGACGCTACGAAACAAGTAATCGACCATTTCTACGTGGACAACTGGCTGACGTCATTCCCAACTGCCGAAGAAGCTATTCAGCAAGCGAAAAGGGTGACAAACGTTCTACGTCGTGGAGGATTCGAGCTCGCCCAGTGGGGCTCATCATGCCCGAAGGTTCTGCTGTCGTTGCCTGGCAACCCAGTTTCGTCTATCGACTTAGCGCTACACGGAATGCCCATAGAACGGACGTTGGGCCTCTCACTCGACTACGGTAGCGACTCGTTCGTAGTGAGCGCAAGCATTAAACTGGATGGAGAGACGAAACGTGAAATACTACGAGAAACGTCAAGCGTCTACGACCCATTTGGTTTTCTCTCACCGGTGTTGCTACAAGCTAAACTCATTCTGCAAGCTGTATGCAGAAAATCGGTTGGCTGGGACGATCAACTAGACCAGACGACCATCGATGAGTGGCAAAATTGGGCCATCTCCCTCTCGAAGCTAAACCCGCTTTCCGTCCCACGATGTTTTTACCCAGAGCTACCAAAAGCACGAGGTGTGGGACTGCATCTGTTTGCTGACGCCTCCGAATCAGCGTTTGGTGCCATTGCCTATCTCCGTTTCGACATCCCCGACGGCGTTAAAGTGTCATTCGTTATGGCCAAGGCAAGAGTAGCACCTATCAAATACGTTTCGATACCCAGACTTGAGCTGTGTGCAGCATTACTCGCCGCCCGCCTAGCATCAGTGATCAAGTCAGAACTTCGACTAAAAATCGACCAAACCACATTTTGGTCAGATTCGACAACGGTTTTGAGATGGATCAACTCCCCACACTATCGGTTTCATATTTACGTCGGAAACCGAATAGGCGAAATATTGGAGCTGTCCGAAAGTAGTCAATGGCGTTACGTCCCTACGGCTCAAAACCCAGCAGATGACGTCAGCCGCGGCGTCACGTCATCTGAATTTTCCATCGAACATCGTTTCTTCACCGGTCCGTCTTTCCTCTACCAATCACCTCAAAATTGGCCGGCCTTCCCCGATGTAAAACAGGGAACTAACGAAGTAGAGGATCCCGAAGTTCGCTGTACGAGATGGGTTGGTGCGATTCTACACGTAAACGATTCCATCGACCAGCTCACCACGTACACCTCCCGCTATCCGTTTTTAGTCGGCGTTGTCGGCTACGTCAAACGTTTCATCAGTAACGctcgtaaagaaaaaactcatcGCGAATTCGGCAAATTATCGGAAACCGAGGTCAAGAATGCGGAAGCAGAATTGTTTAGGCGCGCTCAGATGTCTGCCTTTCCAGAAGATTATAGCAATTTAAAAGAGGGAAAGCAGCTCGATCCTGGTTCAAGCCTAATCACGTTAACGCCATTCATCGACCATCAAAGAGTTTTACGAGTCGGAGGACGTATTGAAAATGCTCCAGCTCCACCTGAAGCTCGCCATCCGATCATACTTCCAGCTGATGAGAAAATCACAAAGTTGCTAATTTATAGTCTCCACCTCGAGTTCGCACACTCCACTACAGAGAGAACCTTTCACGAGTTACGAAAGGTTTACTGGGTTCAACGTGGACGAAAAACGGTGAGAAGAATTATCAGCAAGTGCTTCAAATGCAAGCAACACTACGCAAAAGCACTCTGCCCGATGATGGCCGCCCTTCCCGGTTACCGTCTGAAGCCTTTCTACCCCGCCTTTACACACACCGGAGTAGATTTCTTTGGCCCGTACAACGTAAAGATATTCAGACGGAAAGTAAAACGCTGGGCCTGTTTGTTTACTTGCATGTCATCAAGAGCCGTGCACTTGGAAATGGCATACTCTCTTGACACTTCGTCATTCATCAACTGCATCAGTCGCTTTGAAGATCGCCGTACGACTCCGCAACATTATCACAGCGATAATGGCACGAACTTTGTTGGAGCTGTGCGTGAATTCTCCGAGTGTCTTCGTCGGATGGAACAACTAGCCATAAGAGATGGACGAAAACGAAGAACAGTGACCTGGAGTTTCAACCCACCTGCCGCGCCACATTTTGGTGGAACTTGGGAACGTCTAGTTCAGTCGTCAAAACGTGCCTTAAGATTCGTACTTAACGAACAAACCCTGACTGACGATACCTTAGTCACCACGTTAATTCAAGTGGAGAAACTTCTCAACGGCCGCCCGTTAACGTATGTAAGCGTAAACCCGGCGGATCCCGAACCCATCACGCCAAACCATCTTCTCCTTGGACACGAAAATCCGTACGTACCCTTCGACATGTTCGACGAAAACGACATGACGACCAAAAGGCAGTACCGCATCGCTCAGTACCTCACGGATTGTTTCTGGAGACGTTGGATGAGGGAATATCTGCCCAGCCTTACGGAAAGACGGAAATGGCTATACGGACAAAAGAACCTCAACGTTGGCGACATCGTGATCGTTATTGAGCCAGACACACCACGTGGAGAATGGCCCATCGCTCGTGTCGTCAAGGTGTTCTCTGGACCAGATGGCGTGGTCCGCTCCGCGATCGTTCACCTACGTTCGGCCACCAAAACCTCCGAACTTCATCGCCCAGCTGTGAAACTCTTCTTGTTGGAGTCTTGGGATACGGATGGTGCGTCCGCTTACGAACGCAGGGCCGGCTATGTTCCGAATCCTACAGCCCCAAATAGTTAG
- the LOC130697633 gene encoding uncharacterized protein LOC130697633 produces MMEFDFTCVVSHRAAVDTALWIFEVIAYHKPHLLFRRFLPTDRELFFNSYRPSMSVENCPPLDFGFRRVSSTDRYYVQFPGYARYRDIYPVRFARLLWWLESGEDIYHRNCRSSLFFNEQLQEEFHHSVAMQNVHRLLRRLLIGTDLMLVSSLYFQ; encoded by the exons ATGATGGAGTTTGATTTTACATGCGTTGTGTCTCATCGTGCTGCCGTTGATACTGCTTTGTGGATTTTTGAAGTTATAGCGTATCACAAGCCTCATTTGCTCTTCCGAAGATTTCTTCCCACTGATCGAGAACTGTTCTTCAATTCCTATCGGCCATCGATGAGTGTTGAAAATTGTCCTCCTCTTGACTTCGGGTTCCGACGAGTCAGTTCCACCGACCGCTATTATGT tcaGTTTCCAGGTTATGCTCGCTACCGCGACATTTACCCGGTCCGGTTTGCACGATTGCTCTGGTGGCTCGAGTCTGGTGAGGATATCTATCACCGCAACTGTCGTTCATCGCTCTTCTTCAATGAACAATTGCAGGAAGAATTCCATCACTCAGTGGCAATGCAGAACGTACACCGTCTTCTCCGTCGGCTTTTGATTGGCACCGATCTTATGCTGGTTAGTTCCTTGTATTTCCAGTAG